The sequence CTTGTAACTGAAATTTGCTCCCAGCCATCAGGTGATAATCTTTTTACCTACACCAAGCTGAGACAGGTGGCTTTACTTGATTCAACCATTTAACGTCCTTTGGTACAATGATGATAACTTCGGTATAGTATAAATTCATATATCGTCAGCTTGTCATCAAACAAAAAGTGTTAATTTTACCAAGGAACTTAACTTAGCGGGAGTAGATGGCAAGGGATTATTTCGGTGTAGGATTAACAAAGCTTTTTATCTGCACAAATCACTTGTTATCTGATTAGATATGACCCAAAGACGAGGGTTTCAGAAACTGTGATATAGAGACACCTTTACTATTAACTTAGAATTTTCTCTTCAAATAAAGTTTGATATCTGCATGCATGGACTTTGTGCTTCTGTTtgttattaatttaatttcatCTAATCAATTAAGTGTCATTTTATCTTCTAGTTTaaaattattttaggaaaattTTGTAAATTTGGGAATCaccatatttattcattatataaagCAATTGGCACTAAATCTGGCCATTTTTAGTAAACGGTTGGACTCCTTTAGCAGATTAAAAATGGCAACCCTGGCTCAGACCAACATTGCAGCCGGGGACTCGAAAGATGTCTGAAATGTATGACCCACTTGCGTTTGTTTGAGATTCATGTGCAAGTTGTGTTTTTACAACgccctcgggaactttatagcaatgtccAAGTtgcctaaggtcaaagaaagaacaacaaGCAgaaagcaacaaaaaagaaccaagaagagagggaaacatgaagaagagtacaaagctggaatactccaactaaaactctggcaacaatgagaggaaTCTAGCAATTGTttggggtttaaatacctcgtttagggaacTTTGGTGTATGGatgaacaataaaagtacaaagtaaggttatcttTGAAATAATGTTGTTctgatttttaaagaaaaaaacgaaaatttaCATAGCAAATGTTActagctcataactcaaaaacacacTTATTGGCATGTCAGTAATTTCATCGGTTATTCATTGTTCAATATTAGAAagatatcattggaaagaggaATAATAACCCCACAATTATGTGTGACAGAActttttcacgatttttttttcatctggacaagaaaaaaaatagaaaaatagaaagaagaaaataaaaattctgtcacacagaattatttggTTTATAAAGCTTTTAtgttatgattttcaatacaattggtgtcatattagtggataAATTGTGTTCTCGGCACCAAAGAATACCAAACAGAATAAACATATGAAtgggggaaaataaaagaaaaaaaaaggaaaaaatagaaagaggaaaatcaaaattctgtcacaCAGAATAATTCGGTTTATAAAGCTTTTAtgttatgattttcaatacaattggtcgCATATTAGTGGATAAATTgttaaataatttaaaagaaaaaatatgatttttactcATAAATCTAAAAGGTTTTgcccaaatgacttgaaatttttgtaTGAGGGGCTCCCAAATGGAGGACAACCTTGCTTGTTATaataccaggggagtcagtgtacacCAGGTCCAAGCAATTCCTAGACTTGTGAGTAGCCTCACACTTCTGATTTTCTCTCAGTCTGATTCAGAGGTAAAATCCAAGCCTCTCGAGCCATAGGGATCTGTAGGTAAATCAGaagttaaccactccctatggtgtgcATTGAAATTATCAACAAACACAATAGacgcctttctatcattttctcgTATCTTAGACATAGTGgcaagttgttatgcctgcctaaAACCCTTATCAtcggaatctcatgacattcacatttatAGCAGCACTTATAAGAAGCTGGGTATTCAGTCCTAACATAAACTGttattccccttgccctaggaatgatcttaaatttcaaaattattttttaactTGAAATAAGCAGCTCAGGTAAGTCTAATATTTGAAAAACCAAAGCTTCAAAGTATAATAAAGGTAACTGTAAGGTCTCTAATATTATCATgtagtccacgaatattgcaatatattagTCTATTATTATCATGTagtccacgaatattacaatatatTAGTCGACACACTCGAAGTCTAGGCTACACTGGTCTCGAAGTCTAGGCTACACTGGTCTTGGATTTTGTTTGATATCTCTAAGAcaatgaaagaaagaattaaaaacaataaaacaggCATCATCATGTTTgtaaacaaacttaacaataaaatataataaaaaaaaaatatgtactcaaaatgttggataaaactggtcaacatggccgAGCTGACATACTTTGCAAGGCTCAGTATCGTcctccaggataaccacttcaactgaagagagaTCAGTGACGATGTGTTTATAAAATGAATACTATAAAGGAAGATAAAAGTACTGATAGGGAACAGGCAACCTCTCGTAAATCCCCCTTTCATTAAGCCTGTCCATCATACTGTTTAAAAAAATCTAGGGGAAGAGAAAACATAGAATAGTGGGACAGAGCGAACCCTTAAGCAAGTGAAATCTAGCCCAAGATAGCAGGAGACCAAGgtatagaggctaaggcactactcaagactagacaacattggtttgattttggagtgtccttcctctagaagagctgcttatcatagctaaaaagtttctgctacccttaccaagaggaaagtagccactgaagaattacagtacagtatttaacacCTGAGCGAGTTAAAATGTTCAGTTTGCTTAGTGCTGTCAAGTGTAGACTTtgtgtaaacaaaagaaaatatgagccgtaaacagagagggaTCCCAAGTTGTACTATCTGGCCCACACAAATCtctgatctatttcaacgttgttaatgatcttcaTGTTTTACATCCAATTTCTATTTCTCATATacaatttattcattacttcttcagtgcctttccacattgggctgtttttcctgatGCTAAGATTATTCCCGGCACCAAACAGAATAAACACATGAATGGGGGAAAATAAAAGCAAACAGATGGCtcagttatttatttaagtaaaagtAACTTTTGATTATATATCACGTGAGAAAATATCATGAGGTCATAGATGGTAAGAATACATGCAAGTTCATAAAAGAAAACATTACACTTTCTCTGTAGAATTATCCATATACTGGGAATACATAAAGCAAAAATCAGTATCTCATACTATCtatgataaaaatagtaacaacaataataataataataataataataataataataataataatcacactacTAATGgtgataataagataaaaaaaaagaatagtaatagaaataacgaACATTCTAAGAAACATAATTAACCTCCAGAAAATCTGTTAATGTATCACCTACACACAAGGTATTTACGACCGAAATCTatcgaaaagaatatatatatatatatatatatatatatatatatatatatatatatatatatatatatatataatgtataaaataaaacataatcaTCTGCATGTAATATATGGTTTTAGGACACGTGAATAGGCCTACTAGATATTTGCGTATCTGACAATTTCTTCCCTAGACAAAAGCGTTCTTGGATTGCGTATATATGATACTTTTTAGCGAACCAGAACTGTTTCTTCTCTTGGATAACAGTAAAAAAGCAAATTTAAAAACTCTAGGCTGCACAAGAAAGTTGGTAGTCATTAAAAAAGAATTTAAGTAGACATTTAAAAAATTGCAAGTATATTTCTGTTTAAAATGTAAAACCATAAGAAAATGGGTTAAGAGATTTCAATAATTAATCATCATTGTAGtttcacaaataaataaaaaggtatgAATGTTATGAGCTATACCCAACCTATGTAAAATTGCAATGAATCTCttatttccagttttattttaTGCAGCACTTTAACCAGGCGTTGGAAGCCGCCTTTTTTTCTTGAAGGCAACTGGCTCCTCCTTTGAGAACAAAGTATAATCCATCTGTactttcgattttttttatatcatcagaAGCCATTTTGGTAAGACGAAGGCTTGTTAGtgttgtacatataaatattacacAAAAGTAGAAAAATGACAATTTTACACTCCATTTACAGCACAATCGAATTCTCTGCATCTTCTTTAGTAATCCTCGTCCATGAAGATGGAATGCTGGGCCTTGCTGTGTTAAATCTATTGGCTAACTCGGCTTCATATTTTACAAGAAACCATTTCCAGTAGGGTGTTGCATCAGCAGATGCATCGCCGTGAATATCCCAGTCAGGATATAAATTCTTGTAGCTTGCATACCGAGAACCCCAAAACCCTGTTTCATCATTTGTAAAACTGCAAAAGTAACTATCGACTAAAGCTGTACAGTTTTCTGTAACTAATTTTTTAGTAAGAAAATGCACGTACCTTCCGCATGCCAGTGGATAGTGTTCAACCGCAATATGATGTACTCCCCCTTTTTCGTGTCCAGGTGTATTCCGAGAACACGGAGCAGAGCAGAAAGGACACCTTTCAGTACACCCCTTGACCTCAATACCAATTAATTTGTACACATTGTCTTCATGAGCATCCTTATGGTCATCTGCAGTATGTGTAgaaaagatttcttttattttgttttgatgttCCAACAATTTATTGCTGAAGTGTTCAGAGAAGGTTTCCAGTGAGACAATTTCATATCCCTCCGACAGGCTCAGTAAATCATCCTCAGGCAATGCCAACTTAACCTTTACTCTTGACTGGAAGTCTTTAATCCATAATGGAAGAGAATTTTCATTATTGCCAGGAATTTGACTTACGATTTCTTTACATACTTCTGAGACGAGACTTTCTACCTTTTGGCTCGCAATCTGTGTGTACCTGTTTGGTGCATTGGTCTGTTCAGCAAATAAATATTCGTCGATATAATAGCAAAGCCATTTCTCTAAAGAAGCACAATAGTCAGTGAGATATAAATAAAACTCTTCAAACTCATCTACTTCTAGAAGTTGGTGTAATACAGATTTGAGGAAGACTGGTTTAAGTTGCAattgacttacattactcttaacgTCTTTTGCTAGTGCTCGAGCCATGTCCATGTTAACAGCATTTTCAATTCCTTTTCCAACACGTTCTGACAAAACATTGGCGAGTGCTTGTTCATTTATGAACTTGAAATAGAAATTCTTAAACCTTTCAAAACATGGGCCATAATtgtctctctcatacacaaacctCTGGTCTTTATCTTGTACAAACCTTTTCTGTTTTTCACAAAATTTTGGAAGAGAAAACTGGCATAGGTAAATTGCCAGTTGGATTTTGAAGGTTTTTGTGAAATTCACACCATTACATTCGCTCTCCATAGCAGTGATCTTGTGGATAATTTCCTCAATATAAAGTTCCTGGAAACCATAAACCTTGTCAGTGTATGATTCAACCTCATCAAACAAGTTATCTAAAAGTTTCTGAACTTGTTCCTTAACATTGGATGGCTTACCTTCCGTCATTTGAGTATGCTTTTcaacatcaaaaataaaatttttagatcTAGTTTGTTGCATAAGCTCTGGTTTGAATTTTCGCATTACATCTTTAGCTTGTGGAAACCTTTTGAGAAGAGCTTGTTCAAAAACAGGGAGAATGCCATATGCTACCTCTTCCTGATCGTTTCCCTGACCAGGCTCAAATATAGAAATTCTAGAGTATGAATAAGAAGCATACTGAAAGGAAAAGATTGCTAAACATGTTTGCAACTCATGCACATAATTAAATCTTAAGACTTCATTTAATTTCTGAAGTGTCTCATAATTGCATCCTAATACTTTTTGGGCACATTGTTCTTGGTTCATTTCTTCATGCATTTCACTCATTATTCCTTTAACATTTTCCATCATtctatttataaactttaaaacaatTTCCCTATCTTTATACAATATGTGTTTAAAGCCTAAGCCAGATAAATAAATCCTGTCGGCAGAATACCTTTCGACAGCGTTTACACAGTTGTCACGAGCAGTTTCCTGACATCTCTCTTCCTGTAAACGTTTGAGTAGAGCAAAGTCATGTTTAAAGTGTCTTTCAAGAGTACCTGATATTTTCTCAACGACACTTAGGTCTTCCGTTTCTTTTTGGGGCACATCCTTCATCCATTCATTCCATTTCTCCCTGAACTTTAATTCTAGCTCTTCTTCACTCAGCTTTTTCTGACCCTCTTGTCTTAATTCTTCTGCTAGCTTCTGTGCATCTTTCATTGTTgtatttatataagttttcataACTTTCTTTTGTTGAACTTGGATTTTTCTCTTTTCTGTCTCGCACTTTACATTACCAATTACACTATTTATAATGTCGCTATAACTTGTTTTTAACCTTAGACTAGAATTTGCTCGCCATTGTTCCAAAATAGATCTGTCCTCATTAGTTGTGAAAAAGTCATCAAGTTTCTTCTCAGCCTCCTGAAATGCATTGTCAATATGCTTTCTGCATTCCGATTCTAAATCATGACAAAGTTTAGCTAGTTTGTCATCGCTATTCCCTATTAAGTTTCTTTTGCTATTAAACCACTCCATACCTGTTGACTTCATTGACCACAGAATATCAGATAATTCCCTCTCTAAAGAATTATAGGCATCCATTTCAAGACTGTTTTTAAAgctaaaaacaaaattttgatcTAGAATGCCATGACAAAGATCTTTAAGTCTAGCACTAAATTTATCAGCCGTGAGGTGTAAAGACCGTTTCTGCATTATATCGGTCATCAATCTTTGCTTTACACCATCTACATTCTCACTATAGCCAGGATTTACTGGGGGCCATCGGTGGGTCTCCCTTCCATAAATCTGGTATGTACCAAATATCTTTGTTAATGTCAAAGTCAATAAGTTGCTTGAATTTGGTATATTGTGGATTATCCTCTTGCTTTCCTGCAGCTTTTGTTACCTTATCAAGTGTTTCTATTAACTTCTGTTGGCCAATTCTTAATTTCTGGGAGGCATCCTGAGCAGAAACATTCTGATGAATGAAAAGACAAGATGGCTGAAGTTTTAGGTTTTTATTCACTAGACTCATTTTCATCAGAGCGTGAACTACAATTTCAAGTACATCCTCCATTTCGGAGACATTTTCTCCCTTAACATTCACCATTGTTATGTCTCCTAAACCTATAACCAGGGTGGCAATCTTATTATCATGGTGAATTTTTTCTTTACCTAATTCAGCTGCCCTTAAACCTTCTGTATCTACGACTagtatataatcataactagtacCAGAATACTCTGAACTAACGGGCAACAGCTGTGCAAAGACCCCTCTAGTACACCTTCCAGCAGCTACAGCAAATTGAAGTCCAAACATAGCATTAAGTAATGTAGATTTTCCAGAGCTTTGAATTCCTAAAACTGAAACTACAAATATCttcttattaccaatccttttTGAGACCTGAGCCAGAACAGCCTGTACCCACTTCATTGGTATGTGTGCAGCATCTCCATCCATTATTTCCAAAGGGTAGCCTAGAAGCATCAGCTCTGCCATCATACTTGGGAGACATTGTATTAGTTTTAAAGTTTCGTCAGATGCTTCCTTCCCTGTATAACGAACAGATTCATAAGCCTGGGCAATTTCTCTCATGAAATGTTCTAAGCCTAAATAAGATTCAGCTAATTCTCTTTCGCTTGTGTCTAGCTCAACTCGTAAATCCCTTTGTTTTGTAACATCTTCACACTGGTGAATTTCGTTCCATTTTTTGCTGCATTTCTTTTGTAAACCAGGTAGAGTTTGTCTTGAAATCTTATCCAAAAGAAGTTTCATCCACTGCAAAAAGTAAAGATTCTCTTCACTGATTGGCTCTGAGAGGTTATTCAAAAGTCTACCACAGAGAATGTTTGGTTTTTCAAGTAATAGCAATTGCTCCTGTCTGAGTTTTCTCATTTCATTAGAAATTTTGTCCAAAAAAGAGTCCATATTTTGATTTCCTTCACTGATTGGTTCTGAGAGGTTATTCAAAAGTGTACCACAGAGCATGTTTGTTTTTTCAAGTAATAGCTCCTGTCCGAGTTTTCTCATTTCATTAGAAAATCTGTCCCAAAAAGAGCCCATATTTTGATTTCCTCTGTTTTCTTGTCTATGCTTTTCTGTGTTTAATTTAGCCCACTCCTGCCAAGGTCTGCATTGTAATGGCAAATTCTTTGCTTTAAGGTTATTCATTCCACTTTTGCAAATCTCTTTTACAACTGATAAAGCTAGCTTTTTGCTTTTACTGCATTCTGGGGTGTTTTCATCTACTCTAATCTCTAGACTGTTTGCCACCTCTATACAATCTTCAAGAGATATCTCTTTTGTTCTCTCAGCCAGATTTTTATTAATCACATTATTAATTTCATTCTTCAgatgctttatatttttttcacttctaatattAAAGTCAAAAATAATATTCTCTCGTTGGATATCTTTGCATTTGAGTGATTCCACAAATTTCTTTATTCTCTCTGTAATGGTCTCATCCAATTTAGTTGTTGGTTGTTTTGTCAACAGAACAATTAACTTTGTATCTTGGGATAATTTTGTTCTTATACTATCAATGTTGTCAGAATTTCCTATGTCACTAACATCAATCATCACCAAGACAATGCTGGAAATTTTACACAGAAACTCCACACTCTTAGCGGTCTTGGCTGACTTTCCATCTCCACGAAGATTTAGGAGAGCTAAATTATTACTCAAATCAATATTTTCAGTCTTCTCTGGGGGAAAGTACCATGCAATTTCTATAGTTCCATCAGAGAGAATTCTTGTGTTTATTCCATTTGAGCAATCTCGATGAAAAAATGTAGGGTGACTTTGGTCATTTAGTATCTCATTTAAGAATTTCGACTTGGATCTCGAAATCTCTCCAAGCCTTAGACAAGACACAATAGGAATATGCGGGTCTACAACTGAAGTTTCACAAAGGCTTCCACCTGGAAGCGTAAATTTTGCGACAGTACTTCTCAAAGACCAAAGGAGAAACACTGATTCTTCTCTCAGGACCGGTGGTATAACCAAAGGGATGCTTAATTTACACATGAACAACTTCTCACAAAGAATTTGTCTTAGGAAATCTGAGGAACACAGGATGATTGCAACAAGAACATCCATGGGATGCGGCAGTGAGAAAAGTGTTTTTGGCGAATCATCTTCCACCTTTCCtgaaaaaatttcttcaaaatcatcAATGAAATCTTTTTCTGGCTTTTGGATATTCTGATCTGTTGAAAAACTACTTTCGATTTCAGCTGAAATAATTTCATCTCTTCCCCTATAGTCTATCATCAACATCTTCAGAAAGACATACCAAGGGATGTCATTCATAGAATTTCTTTTCTTTAGGGACTTGGACATCACTTCCTGTAGGGAAATTTTATCATTTCTTTCCATATATTTGGTTAGCCCCAGTTtgctgaacaattcttcttctctctttaaAGTTTGATTATCCTTAGTCAGTGAAATATTCTCAAATTTTTCATAAGAGGTTTCTTCATCGTTCACTTTCATACTGCTTTCACTGTTGTCTGCGTTTTCTTTACAAACCTCCAAAGCACCGTTATTTTCTAGTGCTTTCTCCATTTGTATTTCTGCGTCACTTgtatttttattcagaatttggtTGTCTCCATTTAGAATTTCCTCATGGTTTCCTTTTCTCCTGTAAGTGTCCTACCGGGACTTACATCATATTGCATTTGGTCAAAAGAATCCTCTGGGAAAGGCCTTGATGCACTCGCATTACCCTTTTGTACCTGCAACAAGAGATAATTGTGAAACATCAGTACTTGAATTAGTATATCGATATGAGAGATCTTAAGGTACATTTACACACTTCAAATACGAACTTAAGAGTTGATGACTGTATTTACAAGTACCATACATCAGAGAAAAGTCAGTCCTCTGAGCATTTACTTTCAACAGGTTAAATTGGTGATAAA is a genomic window of Palaemon carinicauda isolate YSFRI2023 chromosome 39, ASM3689809v2, whole genome shotgun sequence containing:
- the LOC137631098 gene encoding LOW QUALITY PROTEIN: interferon-induced very large GTPase 1-like (The sequence of the model RefSeq protein was modified relative to this genomic sequence to represent the inferred CDS: deleted 1 base in 1 codon), which gives rise to MEKALENNGALEVCKENADNSESSMKVNDEETSYEKFENISLTKDNQTLKREEELFSKLGLTKYMERNDKISLQEVMSKSLKKRNSMNDIPWYVFLKMLMIDYRGRDEIISAEIESSFSTDQNIQKPEKDFIDDFEEIFSGKVEDDSPKTLFSLPHPMDVLVAIILCSSDFLRQILCEKLFMCKLSIPLVIPPVLREESVFLLWSLRSTVAKFTLPGGSLCETSVVDPHIPIVSCLRLGEISRSKSKFLNEILNDQSHPTFFHRDCSNGINTRILSDGTIEIAWYFPPEKTENIDLSNNLALLNLRGDGKSAKTAKSVEFLCKISSIVLVMIDVSDIGNSDNIDSIRTKLSQDTKLIVLLTKQPTTKLDETITERIKKFVESLKCKDIQRENIIFDFNIRSEKNIKHLKNEINNVINKNLAERTKEISLEDCIEVANSLEIRVDENTPECSKSKKLALSVVKEICKSGMNNLKAKNLPLQCRPWQEWAKLNTEKHRQENRGNQNMGSFWDRFSNEMRKLGQELLLEKTNMLCGTLLNNLSEPISEGNQNMDSFLDKISNEMRKLRQEQLLLLEKPNILCGRLLNNLSEPISEENLYFLQWMKLLLDKISRQTLPGLQKKCSKKWNEIHQCEDVTKQRDLRVELDTSERELAESYLGLEHFMREIAQAYESVRYTGKEASDETLKLIQCLPSMMAELMLLGYPLEIMDGDAAHIPMKWVQAVLAQVSKRIGNKKIFVVSVLGIQSSGKSTLLNAMFGLQFAVAAGRCTRGVFAQLLPVSSEYSGTSYDYILVVDTEGLRAAELGKEKIHHDNKIATLVIGLGDITMVNVKGENVSEMEDVLEIVVHALMKMSLVNKNLKLQPSCLFIHQNVSAQDASQKLRIGQQKLIETLDKVTKAAGKQEDNPQYTKFKQLIDFDINKDIWYIPDLWKGDPPMAPVNPGYSENVDGVKQRLMTDIMQKRSLHLTADKFSARLKDLCHGILDQNFVFSFKNSLEMDAYNSLERELSDILWSMKSTGMEWFNSKRNLIGNSDDKLAKLCHDLESECRKHIDNAFQEAEKKLDDFFTTNEDRSILEQWRANSSLRLKTSYSDIINSVIGNVKCETEKRKIQVQQKKVMKTYINTTMKDAQKLAEELRQEGQKKLSEEELELKFREKWNEWMKDVPQKETEDLSVVEKISGTLERHFKHDFALLKRLQEERCQETARDNCVNAVERYSADRIYLSGLGFKHILYKDREIVLKFINRMMENVKGIMSEMHEEMNQEQCAQKVLGCNYETLQKLNEVLRFNYVHELQTCLAIFSFQYASYSYSRISIFEPGQGNDQEEVAYGILPVFEQALLKRFPQAKDVMRKFKPELMQQTRSKNFIFDVEKHTQMTEGKPSNVKEQVQKLLDNLFDEVESYTDKVYGFQELYIEEIIHKITAMESECNGVNFTKTFKIQLAIYLCQFSLPKFCEKQKRFVQDKDQRFVYERDNYGPCFERFKNFYFKFINEQALANVLSERVGKGIENAVNMDMARALAKDVKSNVSQLQLKPVFLKSVLHQLLEVDEFEEFYLYLTDYCASLEKWLCYYIDEYLFAEQTNAPNRYTQIASQKVESLVSEVCKEIVSQIPGNNENSLPLWIKDFQSRVKVKLALPEDDLLSLSEGYEIVSLETFSEHFSNKLLEHQNKIKEIFSTHTADDHKDAHEDNVYKLIGIEVKGCTERCPFCSAPCSRNTPGHEKGGVHHIAVEHYPLACGRYVHFLTKKLVTENCTALVDSYFCSFTNDETGFWGSRYASYKNLYPDWDIHGDASADATPYWKWFLVKYEAELANRFNTARPSIPSSWTRITKEDAENSIVL